In the Gossypium raimondii isolate GPD5lz chromosome 9, ASM2569854v1, whole genome shotgun sequence genome, one interval contains:
- the LOC105797899 gene encoding heavy metal-associated isoprenylated plant protein 28 yields the protein MTMVEMRVHMDCKGCVAKIKKALGKLKGVDSIEIDMENQKVSVMGWAASDHMKILKTVRKTGRRAELWPYPFNPQNQFYYEYCQTDSKGPPWPSSYNYYRHGYDGHNHGYYQPPPYETLISERASSIFSDENPNACSIM from the exons ATGACG ATGGTAGAAATGAGAGTTCATATGGATTGTAAAGGCTGCGTAGCTAAGATAAAGAAGGCTCTTGGAAAACTCAAAg gAGTCGACAGTATCGAGATAGACATGGAGAATCAAAAGGTGAGTGTAATGGGTTGGGCAGCATCTGACCATATGAAGATACTTAAAACAGTGAGGAAAACGGGACGAAGAGCCGAGCTATGGCCATATCCATTCAACCCTCAGAACCAATTTTACTACGAATATTGCCAAACCGATTCAAAGGGGCCGCCGTGGCCGTCTTCGTATAACTATTACAGGCATGGATACGACGGTCACAATCATGGTTATTATCAGCCACCGCCGTACGAAACTCTTATTAGTGAACGAGCCAGCTCTATATTTAGCGACGAAAATCCCAATGCTTGTTCCATTATGTGA